The genomic stretch gtgtaggggggaagggattacagggatagggaggggtttaggagggagggggttacagagatagggagaggtgtaggggctggaggggttacagagatacggagaggtgtagggggggagggggttacagagatagggagttacagggatagggaggggtgtagggagaagggggttacagggatagggaggggtgtaggggggagggggttacagggatagggaggagtgtagggcaagggggttacagggatagggagggttgtagggggaggggtttacagggatagggaggggtgtagggggagggggttacagggctagggaggggtgtaggggggaggggtttacagggatagggaggggtgtagggggagggggttacagggatagggaggggtgtaggggggaggggtttacagggatagggaggggtgtagggggagggggttacagggatagggaggggtgtaagggggaggagttacagggatagggaggtgtgtaggggggaggggtttacagggataggtggtgtgtaggggggaggggtttacagggatagggaggggtgtaggggggagggggttacagggatagggagggttgtaggggggagggggttacagggatagggaggtgtgtagggggaggggtttacagggatagggaggggtgtaggggggagggggttacagggatagggaggggtgtacgggttgaggggagggggcgagaggcagcactccctcagcggggGGAACGGGAGCTCCTTTACCTGACTCCTTTCTCAGCTGACCCTCGACCAGCCCCGGCCAGGACTGGTGACCCACCACGCAGGAGTAGTTGTGGCCACTGTCCCAGGCGGACGAGGGGACGGAGAGCTGGCTGACCGCCCGGAAGGTCCCCTGGCCGTCGGGGGTCACGGGGAAGGTGGTGGTTGTGTCCGTGACCTCTCCGGCCGGGGCCCTCCAGCCCAGGTACAGGTCCCCGGGTAGAACCCAGACACGAAGCAGGCAAGGGTGGTCATTCCGTCGTCGCGGGAACCCTCCGGCCATTCCACCTTCGCCGTGCGTATCTTCGGGNNNNNNNNNNNNNNNNNNNNNNNNNNNNNNNNNNNNNNNNNNNNNNNNNNNNNNNNNNNNNNNNNNNNNNNNNNNNNNNNNNNNNNNNNNNNNNNNNNNNNNNNNNNNNNNNNNNNNNNNNNNNNNNNNNNNNNNNNNNNNNNNNNNNNNNNNNNNNNNNNNNNNNNNNNNNNNNNNNNNNNNNNNNNNNNNNNNNNNNNCCTGTCTCCCTCTTCAACCTATCTACCTTCCCCTTCAATGTATCTTTAATATTTGCCTTAATCACTCCGTGTGGGAACGAGTTCCACATCCTCACACTCTCTGGataaagcagtttctcctgaattttccATTGGTGTTATGAGTGAGTgtctcatagaaacacagaaacatagacaataggagcaggagtcggccattcggcccctcgagcctgcaccgccattcaatatgaccatggctgatcctctatcccaacaccatattcccactttttccccgtaccccttgatgcctttttgtgtctagaaatctatcgatctccctcttaaatatattcagtgacgtggtctccacagccttctgtggtagagaattccacaggttcacctccctcggagtgagaacgtttctcctcatctcgctcctaaatttccctaccccgtatcctgagactgtgaccccttgttctagacttcccagcccccggggaaacatcctctccgcatccagtctgtccaaccctgtcagaattttatacctttcaatgggatcccctctcattcttctaaactccagtgaatacaggcccagtcgacccaatctctcctcataccacagtcctgccctcccaggaatcagtctggtgaaccttcgctgcacgtccTCTGTGGCAAgtgtaagaacatgagaacataagaaataggagcaggagtcggccattcggcccctcgagcctgctccgccattcaataagatcatggctgatccgatcatggactcagctccacttccccgcccgctccccataacccttcactcccttatcactcaaaaatctgtctatctacgccttaaatatattcaatgacccagcctccacagctctctggggcagagaattccacagatttacaaccctccgagagaagaaattcctcctcatctcagttttaaatgggcggccccttattctaagaccatgccccctagttctagtctcccccatcagtgggaacatcctctctgcatccaccttgtcgagccccctcataatctgatacgtttcgataagatcacctctcattcttctgaactccaatgagtagaggcccaacctcctcaacctttcctcataagtcaaccccctcatccccagaatcaaccgagtgaacctctctgaactgactccaaagcatgtatatcctttcgtaaatatggaaactaaaactgcacgcagtactccaggtgtggcctcaccaataccctgtataactggagcaagacttccctgcttttatactccatcccctttgcaataaaggccaagataccattggccttcctgatcacttgctgtacctgcatactaaccttttgtgtttcatgcacaagtaacccccaggtcccgctgtactgcggcactttgtaatctttctccatttaaataataacttgctctttgattttttttctaactCTATATTGATGGCGCGCCCAGTTCCAGTCTCCAACCACCCAGCCTCCTCCCCCCGCACGtgtaaacatcttctctacgtctaccctggctgggaagtccagaacaaggggtcacacagtctcaggatacggggtaggaaacttaggagagagatgaggagaaatgttctcactccgagggtggtgaacctgtggaattctcgaccacagaaggctgtggagaccaagtcactgaatatatttaagagggagatagatagatttctagacacaaaaggtatcaaggggtatggggagaaagcgggaatatggtgttgggatagaggatcagctatgatcatattgaatggtggtgcaggctcgaggggccgaatggcctactcctgctcctattttataagtttctatgtttctatgaaccccatCATAGTTTCACAACCTTCCCAACCacaatgttgccgggactggagaatttttagtgatgaggaaagattggataggctggggttgttgtctctggaacagaggaggctgaggggagacctgattgaggtgtataaaatgatgaggggcctggatagagtggataggacggaactgtttccctgggcagaggggtcaacaaccagggggcagagattgaaagtaattgaggggaggttttgaggggatttgaggggaaatgtcttcacccagagggtggtgggggtctggggtggaactcacggcctgaaaggggggtagaggcagaaaccctcaccacatttggatgtgcacctgaagtgccgtaacccacagggctacggacccagagcgggaaagtgggattaggctgggtagctcttggtcggccggcgggacacgctgggccgaaatggcctccttccgtgattctatgattctatgaatcttaaagacctctattagatccccCCCTCCTtggccttctcttttctagggaaACGAGACCTCAGACTGTCCAGTCTTTCCTGAGAAGTATATGCACTCAgtactggtatcatccttgtaaatctgttttgcaccTTGTCCGGTGCCTCTCCGTCATTTTTTATAAtgtggagaacagaactgtgtacAGCACTCCAAGTatgatctaacccaggtatatggagaccagaactgtgcacggtgctccaagtgtggtctaaccaaggtatatggagaccagaactgtgcacagtgctccaagtatgatctaaccaaggtatatggtgaccagaactgtgcacagtgctccaagtgtggtctaaccaaggtatatggagaccagaactgtgcacggtgctccaagtgtggtctaaccaaggtatatggagaccagaactgtgcacagtgctccaagtgtggtctaccccaggtatatggagaccagaactgtgcacagtgctccaattcTGGTCtaccccaggtatatggagaccagaactgtgcacagtgctccaagtgtggtctaacccaggtatatggagaccagaactgtgcacagtgctccaactgtgatctaacccaggtatatggagaccagaactgtgcacagtgctccaagcgtggtctaacccaggtatatggagaccagaactgtgcacagtgctccaactgtgatctaacccaggtatatggagaccagaactgtgcacagtgctccaagcgtggtctaacccaggtatatggagaccagaactgtgcacagtgctccaactgtgatctaacccaggtatatggagaccagaactgtacacagtgctccaagcgtggtctaacccaggtatatggagaccagaactgtacacagtgctccaagcgtggtctaacccaggtatatggagaccagaactgtgcacggtgctccaagtgtggtctaacccaggtatatggagaccagaactgtgcacatgctccaagtgtggtctaacccaggtatatggagaccagaactgtgtacggcGCTCCAGGTGTGGGCTGAATGGATGATCTAGCCTGTAGACGCTCAGTTGTCTATCAATCGCATGTCACTGACCTGCTCTGCGGACCTGTGTCCTGATTGGCTCAGTCAGTGTCCGGTGTGATACCAGGCAGGTGTAGCTTGACCCTGATGCCCACAGCGAGCTGGGCGTGCTGAGCCTGCCGATCAGGGTATAACTCCCATCCGGTTGGACGGAGGGACCCGTGTTGGAGAGGCCTGTGCTGACCGGCTGATTATCCATCTCCCAGCTCAGCGAGATTTCCCCGGGGTAGAATCCGGTGGCTCCACAGATGAGCTCAACGTTGGTCCTGGTCGCGTTCTCCTCAGGTGGTGGCTGACGGAGGAAGACGGAGGGAGCCTGTAGGGGGCGCACTGCAAAGGAGAAGGTTAAACATTGTGAACGTTGTCTGGTGCCATCCTTATCTAgctcatcgtagccagagaatctcctgcaatggcttctcctcctgcccccacaccattacctctggtgtaccCCAAGGCTCGAGCctcggtcccctcctatttctcatctacatcttGTCCCTTGGCGAcaaggagtcagtttccacatggacCCTGATGACCAGCTCGACCTCTCCCCCacttctctccactctctctcaagtgtcagattgcttgtccgacatccagttgtggacacctgggagtccctggccaaacaccagtccgccccaagtgtgcccaggaggggcgctgagcacctcgagtctcgtcgccgagagcgcgcagaaaccaagcgcaggcagcggaaggagcgtgcggcaaacctgtcccaccctcccctttccctcaaccactgtctgtcccacctgtgacagggactgcggctctcgtattgggctgttcagccacctgaggactcatgttcagagtggaagcaagtcttcctcgattgcgagggcctGCCTACGGTGATgatctggatgagcagaaagttcCTCCGAGTGAattatcgggaagaccgaagccattgttctcggtccccgccgcaaactccgttccccagcccccgactccctccctctccccaactcctggtctgggggctgaaccagactgttcgccaccTCGGGGTCGTATTTGCCCCaggaatgagcttccggccacatatccgcggcataactaagaccgccgatTTTCCTGTCCcccccgtaacatcgcccgtctccgtcccccgcctccgctcatccgctgctgaaaccctcacacaAGTTGTTGATGTAGAAGGTTCTGGATCATTCTCCAGCtcgaaacagagaaacagagaaatttccagcgcagaaggaggccattccggcccatcgtgtccgccccggccgacaaagagccgcacggccctcggtcagcaggttacatataaacctgtgaacaatgacggaaaggcaaagagcatccagcccaaccagtccgcctcacacaactgcgacaccccttacaccgaaacattctatactccaccccaaccggagccatgtgatctcctgggagaggcaaaaaccagataaaaacccaggccacttTAGGGagataaaaatctgggaaaattcctctccgacccatccaggcgatcgacactagtccaggagatcactctggccgcattctattccctgcggtacttaccgttatatctgcaccgtccaacaaaaggtcatccagtctaatcccaattaccagctctaggtccgtaaccctgcaggttactgcactttaagtgcccatccaaccatctcttaaaagtggtgagggtttctacatccatcactcttccaggcagcgagtttcagatccccacaaccctctgcgtaaagaagccccccctcaaatcccctctaaaccttccaccaaccaccttaaaacgatgcctccctcgtaatagacccctccaccaatggaaatagacccttatgtccaggtccctcaataattTGTACAGCTAGTATCACTTTGAACCAACTCCCATTGATACAGTGCCTTGAGCagaataaaacgtcccaagattcttcacaggagcgattatcaaaaacaaatttgacaccgagccacgtgaggagaaattagggacaggtgaccaaaagctgcgtcaaagagggaggtttgaaggagcgtcttgaaggaggagagagaggtagagaggcggagaggtttagggagggagttccagagcttggggcccaggcaacagaaggcacggccaccgatggtgtagcgattataatcagggatgctcaggagggcagaattagaggagcgcagacatctcggggggttgtggggctggaggaggttacagaggtagggaggggtgtaggggatggaggaggttacagagatagggaggggtgtaggggatggaggaggttacagagatagggaggggtgtaggggatggaggaggttacagagatagggaggggtgtaggtgctggaggcggttacagagataggaagttgtgtaagggctggaggaggttacagagatagggaggggtgtagtggttggaggaggttacagagatagggaggggtgtagaggctggacgaggttacagagataacaagggttgtagggcctggaggaggttacagagatagtgagggatgtaggggctggaggaggttacagagatagggagggatgtaggtgctggaggcggttacagagataggaagttgtgtaagggctggaggaggttacagagatagggaggggtgtagtggttggaggaggttacagagatagggaggggtgtagaggctggaggaggttacagagataacgagggacgtaggtgctggaggaggttacagagatagggaggggtatagtggctggaggaggttacagaggtagggaggggtgtaggggctggaggaggttacagagatagggaggggtgtaggggttggaggaggttacagagatagggaggggtgtaggagctggaggaggttacagagataggtaggggtgtagggcctggaggaggttacagagatagggaggggtgtaggggctggaggaggttacagagatagggaggggtgtaggggctggaggaggttacagagatagggaggggtgtaggggctggaggaggttacagagatagggaggggtgtcgtggctggaggcggttacagaggtagggagaggtgtaggggctggaggaggttactgagttcgggaggggcgagggccatggagggatttgtaaacaaggatgagaattgtgaaaggCTTGTGTTCAGATCAATCCAAAGCTGAGGCTTCAGGAACCAGAGCAAGGGACTGCGGCGTATTGGAGGGATATCAGGAAAGAGatcgtggatacattggttgtcatcttccaaaattccacagattctcggACGTTTCCCGCAGGTTGGAAGGTGACAGATATAACCCGGCtatttgagaaaggagggagagagaaaacagggaactacagagcagttagtctgacatcagtcgtcgggaaaataatagaatctattattaaggacgtggtaacagggcacttagcaaataataataggattggggagTCCACGGGAtgaaaagggaaatcatatttgtcaAATCTGGTTTGAGGTTGTAACAGCAGaagagataaggggggaaccagtggatgtgatatatttggtatATTTGTATTTCAGAAGGCAGTCAAGAGAAGGAATAAACAGGTTATTTTTGGGTGGGCAGGCTGTAgcgaatggggtgccgcagggatcagtgctggggccccagctatttacaatctatatcaaggatttggacgaggggaccaaatgtaatatatccaagtttgctgatggtacaaaactcggtgggaatgtaagttgtgaggaggatgcaaggaggGTGCA from Pristiophorus japonicus isolate sPriJap1 chromosome 23, sPriJap1.hap1, whole genome shotgun sequence encodes the following:
- the LOC139235292 gene encoding class I histocompatibility antigen, Gogo-B*0101 alpha chain-like; this encodes MAGGFPRRRNDHPCLLRVWVLPGDLYLGWRAPAGEVTDTTTTFPVTPDGQGTFRAVSQLSVPSSAWDSGHNYSCVVGHQSWPGLVEGQLRKESGSWILINGHGVSAWHWILYAVCGLLVYTVIILCVSHGIRTCRQKRTGIYRKQRDSLWQQRGLEMDTIPCLDEKSQQVS